ggctgagtaatacagggaactctgagtatcactcatgtattataagggataatgtaccccctactgtaaatgataaggatattagaagtcactgaggggttgttctgtgaccatataaaggcacaaggctgcaggctgagttatacagggaactctgagtatcactcatgtattataagggataatgtaccccctactgtaaatgataaggatattagaagtcactgaggggttgttctgtgaccatataaaggcacaaggctgcaggctgagttatacagggaactctgagtatcactcatgtattataagggataatgtaccccctactgtaaatgataaggatattagaagtcactgaggggttgttctgtgaccatataaaggcacaaggctgcaggctgagttatacagggaactctgagtatcactcgtgtattataagggataatgtaccccctactgtaaatgataaggatattagaagtcactgaggggttgttctgtgaccatataaagacacaaggctgcaggctgagttatacagggaactctgagtatcactcatgtattataagggataatgtaccccctactgtaaatgataaggatattagaagtcactgaggggttgtttgaCCAGATAGTCAGCTGATGGAACAGGAGCTTAAGAGGAACGTAGGAGGAGGAGCCTAGGAAGAGGGGCATAGGAGGAGGGGCATAGGAGGAGCTCAGGAGGAGGAGCGTAAGAGGAGGCGTGTAGGTGAAAGTGTAGGAGGAGGGGCATAGGAGGAGCATAAGAGGAGAGTAGGAGGAGCGTAGGAGGAGTATGGCAGAGTATATAAGTGACTGTTACAAATGAAGACTTGAAGCTGAAGGTGTTGCTTTACCCCCAGTGTTTTATATAGCGGTGAGTGTAAATAAGTCCCATTTCTCACCCCATtacaaatagagagagagagagagacgcatATTCAATCTCAtgagctgttgctgaactacaattctatTCAAATCCTATTCTCTGAATTTGTAGCTGATCTTTCCAGCACTAAAACGATGTGTTTATTGGGTCTGTTTCTGTGACGGCGACAACTAAAGTGCCCGGTGCCCATTCTGTGCCCAAtttaaggtttatttaatatgaaaaagaaacaaatcagaCAAAACAGAAGGAGCCGTTTAGGAATCACATTGTGAGAATAAAGGGTCACTGTCCCTTTTAGGGAAGACATTTGGGTTCAAGACAAAGGGTCCAAAACTGGGCTCTGGGGGCCCTTTATTTCCATTCTTTTCCCCGGGTGCCATTGGGCAGATTCCAGAGCCCCATTGTGCTGAGCCGTGAAGGTGACAGAACTAATCCCGTGAGTAAGTCGGGTGTTGCTTACACATTGGAAATTAACCAGTAAGAAGATTTTGGTGACTTCTAATTCCCCTTTGTTGGGTCTCGGGGTTAACTCCGTGCTGCTCTCCTTGCTGCAGAGACTGAGAAGGACACGACCCAATATTTGCTTTGTTGTGGGGGGATTTAGCCTTGGCTTCAATCCCATTGGCTGCAGGGAATCCGTTTGTGGCCCAATAGCGAGTGATTTGTCCATTAACCCTATCACTTCTGCACCGAAACATTCACTATATGTTCTCCCCGATGGCAAGATTGTAACTTTGTCGGCAACAAGATTGTAACGTTGTATCACCGTCTATAACAAGATTGTAACGTGGTATCACAGATTGTAACCTTGTATCGCCTGCGGCAAATTGTAGCATTGTATCACCGGCGGTAACAGGATTGTAACGTGGTATCGCCGTCGGCAACAAGATTGTAACATTATATTATCAGCAGCATCAAGATCGTAACATTGTATCACAGTCGGCGTCAAGATTGTAACATTGTATCACCACCGGCGTCAAGGTTGTAACATTGTATCACAGTCGGCGTCAAGGTTGTAACATTGTATCACCACCGGCGTCAAGATCGTAACATTGTATCACCGTCGGCGTCAAGATTGTAACATTGTATCACCACCGGCGTCAAGGTTGTAATATTGTATCACCGTCGGCGTCAAGGTTGTAACATTGTATCACCACCGGCGTCAAGATCGTAACATTGTATCACCGTCGGCGTCAAGATTGTAACATTGTATCACAGTCGGCGTCAAGATTGTAACATTGTATCACCACCGGCGTCAAGGTTGTAATATTGTATCACCGTCGGCGTCAAGATCGTAACATTGTATCACAGTCGGCGTCAAGATCGTAACATTGTATCACAGTCGGCGTCAAGATCGTAACATTGTATCACCACCGGCGTCAAGATCGTAACATTGTATCACAGTCGGCGTCAAGATTGTAACATTGTATCACAGTCGGCGTCAAGATTGTAACATTGTATCACCGTCGGCGTCAAGATCGTAACATTGTATCACCGTCGGCGACAAGGTTGTAACATTGTATCACAGTCGGCGTCAAGATTGTAACATTGTATCACAGTCGGCGTCAAGATCGTAACATTGTATCACAGTCGGCGTCAAGATTGTAACATTGTATCACCACCGGCGTCAAGATCGTAACATTGTATCACCGTCGGCGTCAAGATCGTAACATTGTATCACCGTCGGCGACAAGGTTGTAACATTGTATCACAGTCGGTGACACGGTTGTAACATTGTATCATAGTTGTTAACAAAATTGTAACCTTGTATGACCGTCTGTATCAAGATCGTAACAGGGTATCACTGTCAGAGTGTAACCTTGTATCGCCGGTGGCAACAAGATTGTAACGTTGTATCACCGGCGGTAACAGGATTGTATTGTGGTATCACCATCGGTGACAAGATTGTAACATTGTATCACCGTCAGTAACCGCAGATTCTTTCCCTTTTATTCCAGGCTAATAGCCCGGCGACTGGCCAAGATCCACGCTATTCACGCCCACAACGGCTGGATCCCCAAATCCAATTTATGGGTTAAAATGAGGAAATATTTCTCCCTGATTCCTACAGAGTTTGAAATGGAGGCGGTTAATGGCAGGTACGATGCCCTCAGGGTGCCAGTTCCGTGGTACACACTGTGCTTTCtgccctgcaactccctgcaactccctgcctcCTCTCCGTTCTGCTCTCGGATTGGCTACACAGGGTGAGGGCTTCACTGGCGGCCCAGTCCCAATACATAGTGACTCCCCCTAGTGGAAGGGGTGAGAGCGCAGGAGACTGGAGTGGGCGGAGCAATTCTAATGCACTTCCTGTTCCGCAGGTTCAAGCGGGAGGTCCCGAGCCCCCGGGTTCTGGAGGACGAGATGTCGTGGATGAAGGAGGTTCTGTCCAATCTGCAGTCGCCGGTGGTTCTGTGTCACAACGACCTCCTGTGTAAAAACATCATTTACAATGAAAAGAGAGGTGGGTACCGGGCCTGTAAGTGCCGCTCTTTACTGTAACAACAAGGCCAGTGGCTTTAGCGCTGACTTAGACTGTAGCGCTGTAAATATTTGCCTGGTCTGTGCCCCCAAATCTGCCTTATTTTAGGTGAAATTTCCTTTGGTAAGTAGGGAAATGGGATTTGTGGGGGACAGAACTCATATTGGGAATCCAAGGCCCCTGCTGGGTTGGCTCCAAAGGGTTTACATTTCGGGtgtatttgccctttaaaaagacagtaaAACACAGTGCAAATCTACTGAGAGCTGCTGGCACAATCTATTCCTGGCCCATAGAGCTTGCAGTTTATTTGCTGATAAAGCACAGGGCGGCACTAGGGGGAGAAAAGCGGCAGCGTCTGAGCGCTAACACTAGGCACACTTACACTAGGAGCGCTAACACTAGGCTCCCTAACGCTAGGAAGACTTACGCTAGGCGCGTTAACACTAGGAGCGCTAACACTAGGCTCCCTAACACTAGGCTCCCTAACACTAGGAACATGAACACTAGGTGCGCAAACATTAGGAACACTAACACTCGGAACACTAACAGCTCCATCAGGTTGTGACCACTAGAGGCGCTATGGAGGAAGGAACTGTCTTGCACTGTTTTACTGTCTGTTGAAGAGGGGCAAATAGATCTCTATATTTAAACCATTTGCACcttgaggggggaaaaaacaacCAGTTATGGGGGGTAGGGGGGGAATTTGTGAGAAATCCAAAAACTGTTCCACCCTCTaaagtgaatataaatatatgtgggggggggggggatcggTCAGGGCTCTTATGGGCTATAACATTATGATGGTTCCAGTCTTTTATTGAAGCACCTAATTAATAGAGAATTCTGGGTAATACATAGCGATTGTGGCCTCAGAACATTATTTGCCTCTTGGGGCATTAAAGTGGAATTTCCTCCTTTATTTGGTGCAAATAACCGACCCCTCTGATTGGCTCTGTTTGCTGCCCCTGAATGTATCCATGGGCGGGGACTCAGCCTCTATCCAATAGTCGTATCCATGGGCGGGGACTCAGCCTCTATCCTATAGTCGTATCCATGGGCGGGGACTCAGCCTCTATCCTATAGTCGTATCCACAGGCGGGGACTCTATCCAATAGTCATATCCATGGGCGGGGACTCAGCCTCTATTAAATAGTCGTATCCACAGGCGGGGACTCTATCCAATAGTCGTATCCATGGGCGGGGACTCAGCCTCTATCCAATAGTCGGATCCACAGGCGGGGACTCTATCCAATAGTCGTATCCATGGGCGGGGACTCTATCCAATAGTCAAGCCCCCCATAGCTGTGGATTTGCAGATGGAATGAATTGAATGGGGGTCCCAGTGAAACGTTCCCTCCCCTCGGGCCCCACGTTACATTTAAGTCACATTTAATTGTTACGTTTAAGTGAAAACGAAGGTCGAGTTCCACTTTAAATCCCTGAGGGGGGTCAGTCGCAATGAGGGGCTTTTAATATTGTGAAATGTGTCAATTTTCTTCATCTGCCGCAGATCAGGTTTGTGGGTTCCCCCCGTGGCGTCATTTGTACCCCTGGCACCTCCCCCTAGGAGCACGAATCCTGGTAATTCCCGTATTCTCATCGCTGTCTGTAATGTGGACCCCCACGCTCCGGCGCCCCCTGTTCCCTGGGGTATTTCCCTGTGCCGACACAAGGGGGCGATGTTGGGCTTCATGTTCATTATTTGTCTATTTGGGACTTGACTGTGAATTTTACACCCGTTCTGCCCCAGGGGCAAAAGGAAACGTTGGGATTTTATTCTGTCGACGCCTGTGATGTAATGAAAGTGGGGTACAAACCTGTTTAATACGAGATACTGGTGGGcggcaacccatggcaaccaatcagatgctgaTACTGGTTAACACTGCCGCGGGCTGAAACAAGCtcatccctgattggttgctatgggttgctatgggttactgcccagctgcaaatttgcccagtgtttataaatgagccccactaattCCTTGTGTTACAATGTAACCGCCGAACCTTTCATGTCATTCAACTGCAACTCTCCTGTTCTTTACTGTTGGGGTAACCTGAACCCCTTTTATCTTTAATCCTGGAACGAAAAGACCAGTGCAAAGAACACTGCCCCCCTCAATCCTGCAAAAAACGCGGGTCACCTGACCCTGACACCTGAAATAATTACCTGCCGAGTACTCGGCCGATAACAGGAAGTAGTAGCAGGGGCTGGAGGCAGGTGTGGGCGGTGCTTACCTGTCTCAGGTGTTGGGGTCACATTGGTGCTGTTAAGTGTGGAGGGGGGTCGCTATTCCTGAATGTTCTTCTTTTTCTATAGAAGACGGGGCAATTAGAATGTAACTCAGGTATTTTACAGAAGGGATGACGCCCCGGTGTCTGTCCCTCGTATTTGCGCAGTCACTGCTGTGAGTTCGCTGTTTTTTTTAGTGCCGTTCTTTTCCCTTCTCTAGACAAATGAATCTGGAGAGATTCATTTGACCTTTCAGCTTTCTGGAACCCCAAGTTGTAAGTACCACTTCCTAATGTATCACTTtatctctatatttatttattgttattgtagcGAGGGGCTGGGGACCACCAACCTGCTGCTGCTCAGTGGCTCCTAGAGGGGTTCAGTCATATAGTGGGGTTCAGTCATATAGTGGGGTTCAGTCGTTTAGTGGGGTTCAGTCGTATAGTGGGGTTCAGTCGTTTAGTGGGGTTCAGTCGAATTGAGGGTTTTAGTCGTATAGTGGGGTTCAGTCGTATAGAGGGGTGCAGGtggttttaaattaaaagaaattcaGAATATTATGTGAAATTGTTTcttgaaatccatttcccaactTTGGGTTTAAACAACAGAGagacacattatttattattattattattattattaatattataaatgcgGCACCGTGTGAGTTTTGTCTGagggagttggggggggggatttatgtGGATAAACAGGAGGTTGTTGCCCTTTAACCAGGGTAAAATTCACAGGCCAGACCCGGTGTTTGCCCAAAGTGTCGCTTCTGAGCCACTAACACCCCCGCGCGGGGCCCCCGGCCAAGTCTCTGGGCTCAGTCGTTTGTCTCTCTTGCAGGAGACGTCCAGTTCATCGACTACGAATATTCCGGCTACAACTACCAGGCCTACGACATCGGCAACCACTTCAACGAGTTTGCAGGTGAGGTTCCCCCTCAAGTCTCACAATTCATATTGGCGCATCAGTGGGTTAATACGATGCTCTGATTCTGTTTTTCCGCACTGTAAGGGGTTAATGAGATGTGTTTTCGGACTCCCTGTTGCTCGTAGGAGTGAGTGAGGTGGATTATTCGCTGTACCCCAGCCGGGAGTTGCAGTTCCAGTGGCTCGGGGCGTATCTAGAAGCCTACAAGGAGCACAAGGGGTTAAACTCGGACGTCACCGAGAAGGAGGTGGAAGTTCTTTATGTGCAAGTGAATCAGTTTGCGCTGGTGAGTCTGGGGGGCAATAAAAAGGGCACCCTGGGGTGGGGTTAGTGTATTTAATCGTTTCCtagcctggttgctatggtcacaGATCTTAGCAACCAGTAGTAGTCTAAACGCCGGGCTGTTTGTGAAGCAGAATTATTGCGCCATAAAATAATTCCCTGTGTCGACTGTTGGTGGGAAATGATTTGCTCTTTTGGGGGAGACCTTAGGGTTGGGGGTTGGGGGAGACTGTTGCATTGTACAGAGGTGACTGCAAGGGCCACAGGGGCTGTAGGGCCACAGCTCAGTGTTACAACTTACCCGTGGGGGGACCAGAGGTTTTCCCctgtatgtaatataaggcactaagtttgcccaggagcagtaacccatagcaaccaataagatgcttgcatttaaacaggtgatcagtaaattgtacctgctgattggttgctatgggttactgcccccgGGCAAACTtcgtgcattttattacattacccccttacGTGtcctataataatatattatttataataataataaactgcttttttttcccctccctcctcaggcTTCTCATTTCTTCTGGGGTCTCTGGGCCTTGATTCAAGCGAAATATTCCAAAATCGACTTTGACTTCTTGGGGTAAGTCCCACGGGAAACCTTTATATTGAGTGGGTTTTATACTGCGCACTACCCCAAACTGCCCACTGGGTGTCACTGTTTGATCACTTTATGTTGGGGCACCAATCGCTCTCCCCCAGACTGGGATGTGAATGAGCTTTACGCTGTAGCACAGATCTTGCCCTAAATCCTGTGAATCATATGAAGAAAATACGTCCCTTTGCTCtcggtggggctcatttatgaacactggttgctatgggttactgcccaggtgcaaaattgcccaaTCAAATGCTCGCTtttattgttcaacctgcagaatgattggttgctatgggttactgcccaggtgcaaaattgcccagtgttcataaatgagccccagtatgaaTTAAATGACAGTTGCCCCCCATTAAATCTCCCGCCTGCACCTTGTGAAACCTTAGAGCCCCCCGTTTTGTGCGTCATTCTGGGGATCTTGTGCATATTGCCGGCCTCCGACCCCTCCCCCACTTCTATATCTTCATTTATGGGGGGCACACGTGCTGCTCGTGTAACAGTTAATGATCTCCCTTTAAGGGGTGCAACTGTCATTCTTCTGAAATAATAAGTTCCCGTCTCCCCAATTgctttctgttatttttattattttttttaccatttttctaagATTTACGTCCTCCCAGAAGTCCGGTCGCTGACTCTCTAAAGTGCTGCAGCGTCGGCCATTGGCCAAGAGCAAGAgtccctactgagcatgctcagtgatGTAATTGATACAATGTATCCAAACAAGGAAGTgagactgagcatgctcagtaggggccgTTGCTCTTGGCCAATGGGAGACACTGTAGCACTTTAGAGAGTCAGCGAGTGGACTTCTGGGAGGATGTGGCACTTAAGCTTTAGGGAAATATGGGGGTGACTAATTTTTAATGTGAACCCCCAGATGTTCAGGAGATTTATGGCGCCAGCTTGCAGTTGGTCTTGAggttaataattaaccccctgtGCTTTTAATTACAGTTACGCCATCGTGCGTCTCAaccaatatttcaaaatgaagcCGGAGGTGACGGCGCTGACCCTCCCCGAGtagcgacccccccctcccccttcGTCCGATTGGATTTTCAGAATCTCGTTCTGGGAAGAACATGGGAGCGTCCGTCGTGCGGTTCAATATGATGGTTTTTCTTTGAAACATGCCTTTTATAGAGCGAGCCTTTAACCACCCACTAACTGTCAGTTTTCCTGGAGCAAGAGGGGCGGGGCCGAGGCTCCTCCCTACTTTTATCATCGGAAAAGCAGATTTTACTTCAATTCAGCACCGACCCGCGTTCTGTGACGCCTGCCCCGGAGGAACCGCCGGATTTCCGAGCCCCTCCCATATATGCACATTGGCCACGCCCCCTCTCCTTACATTTCAAGCGGACTACTGTACGGGGTCCGGACCCCCTTCACTACGTGAATATAATGTGAATCTATTTGTAACTGGAATGATCCGCAGCTCAGTGTAGCGCCCCCCAACTGTCATTTGTTGCTCTGCGTGTAGCCACGCCCCCCAGAAGATTCCAACTCACCCCAATAAGACGGGGTACAACATATCCCCACGTGGGAGAAGCAGGGGGGGGAACACTTTGCCTTGAATCCTTGTAGGTTTCACGTTAACCCTTTCCTTCCTGACGGTGCCTGGACCAGACTGTGCCCCCTGGGGGCTTGGTGGGGGGGGTTCCCCTTTCTTATATCAATGAGTAACGGTGCAATTAAAGGGAAAGGGACATTTATGAagagattttctattttttctgctAATTGTGAATCATTTCTATTGCGATTGAATTGCGcgcgtgggggggggggtaacgcGTCGGCTTCTGATCTGGGGGGGTAAAAGAGCAAAGGATTTGCCACTGAATGGAGCGGGGGAAGCCATACTGTAGCGCAGACAAGAAGTCAGTCGACGGAACTCTGCTTTGAGTGAATTGCCCCTTTAATCCTCACGCATAGGTGTGTCCAGCCACTGTTGCAGTGTGAACAGCTCCATAGACTTCTATTTGCTTTAATTCATCATCGTCACTCAGACCGGGACGGTTCCAAACGAAATTTTATTTGGGGGGTCTCTACTTGCCCTTTAACTCACTACTGCGCCTGGGTCCAATTTAACCCCCCAAATACCCAAGCTGTGATGTCATGCTCTGTCGTCTCTCATTAATATTCCCATCATCCTCCTCTCCCCTCACCCAAACTGAGACCAAAGCAAAGCCCCTGAGCTTGTATCttattgtatattaatatatacacagTAATATACAAATGAGTGTCCTACATACACAAGGGGTCTCGGTCGCTGCTGCCTCTAGCGGCAGAAATACTTGTaaaaacctccccccccccatccataACCAAAATGTCCAACGTCTGGGGGGTAAAGCACTTTACTTACGGCACAAGGGACCTTTCTAAGGAAACGCCGAGACGCCATTGTGTGTTAATTGCGCAGGAAACGGTGACGTTGtgacctgtgtatatatatatatataacgctgacacattaaaggataaggaaacttttacaataagtgaatgtaaaatcgatGAGGGGACTATTTTGTCATTtacactcattatttattttgtttttattccaagatattaagggatacatgtgctgttaatatgaatgaattgtgttacaacagcgccacctgctggtcagtttcccaccagtctgaccagcaagtagtcaaggaagttgtcaggagaaagaaagaggctgatgttcttctgcttaggaataaaattagaaacctttctcacatctttcctaagcagaagaacatcagcctctttctttctcctgacaacttccttgactacttgctggtcagactggtcagaaactgaccagcaggtggtgctgttgtaacacaattcattcatattaacagtacatcccttaatatcttggaatcaaaacaaaataaataatgaatagaaattacaaaactgcttaaaataaccctctcgtcaattttacatcaaggtttacttatcctttaaaggggaagttcgcCTTTACACAaactttgtgtgtatgtgttacagaatggcctattctaagcagcttgtcaattggtcttcattatacaATAGTCTTGGAATGATTTGCTTTCTCagtgggagtcactgaccccggcagcttGTTGTTACCTTTTATTCCTTTCCCATTCATCTTTCAACCTCTcgcaccactgcctggttgctagggtaaattagcccctagcaaccagatagctgctgaaattcacaAAATAAAGACCAACGGCAAATTGTGTAAGAATGTAATGGGCTGCATCCTACTTAGActtaatttaaaggggtattgTCCCTTTGAGTCTCATACATGAAGTCCCTTTGAGTCTTATAcaagaagaccaactgcaaattgtgtaaaatgtaattgtctGCGTCCTACTTAGacctcatttaaaggggaactgttccTTTGAGACTTATtccatgaagaccaactgcaaattgtgtaAG
Above is a genomic segment from Xenopus laevis strain J_2021 chromosome 3L, Xenopus_laevis_v10.1, whole genome shotgun sequence containing:
- the etnk1.L gene encoding ethanolamine kinase 1 isoform X4 — translated: MANYIHVPSGCPHVPKIDFTVIDSGYRDGALRLLQQLRPKWKPEHVTTQLFTDGITNKLIGCYMGDTMEDVVLVRIYGNKTELLVDREEELKSFRVLQSHGCAPQLYCTFNNGLCYEFMQGEALDPQHVCNPTIFRLIARRLAKIHAIHAHNGWIPKSNLWVKMRKYFSLIPTEFEMEAVNGRFKREVPSPRVLEDEMSWMKEVLSNLQSPVVLCHNDLLCKNIIYNEKRGDVQFIDYEYSGYNYQAYDIGNHFNEFAGVSEVDYSLYPSRELQFQWLGAYLEAYKEHKGLNSDVTEKEVEVLYVQVNQFALASHFFWGLWALIQAKYSKIDFDFLGYAIVRLNQYFKMKPEVTALTLPE
- the etnk1.L gene encoding ethanolamine kinase 1 isoform X1, which gives rise to MANYIHVPSGCPHVPKIDFTVIDSGYRDGALRLLQQLRPKWKPEHVTTQLFTDGITNKLIGCYMGDTMEDVVLVRIYGNKTELLVDREEELKSFRVLQSHGCAPQLYCTFNNGLCYEFMQGEALDPQHVCNPTIFRLIARRLAKIHAIHAHNGWIPKSNLWVKMRKYFSLIPTEFEMEAVNGRYDALRVPVPWYTLCFLPCNSLQLPASSPFCSRIGYTGFKREVPSPRVLEDEMSWMKEVLSNLQSPVVLCHNDLLCKNIIYNEKRGLWVPPVASFVPLAPPPRSTNPGDVQFIDYEYSGYNYQAYDIGNHFNEFAGVSEVDYSLYPSRELQFQWLGAYLEAYKEHKGLNSDVTEKEVEVLYVQVNQFALASHFFWGLWALIQAKYSKIDFDFLGYAIVRLNQYFKMKPEVTALTLPE
- the etnk1.L gene encoding ethanolamine kinase 1 isoform X3, which produces MANYIHVPSGCPHVPKIDFTVIDSGYRDGALRLLQQLRPKWKPEHVTTQLFTDGITNKLIGCYMGDTMEDVVLVRIYGNKTELLVDREEELKSFRVLQSHGCAPQLYCTFNNGLCYEFMQGEALDPQHVCNPTIFRLIARRLAKIHAIHAHNGWIPKSNLWVKMRKYFSLIPTEFEMEAVNGRFKREVPSPRVLEDEMSWMKEVLSNLQSPVVLCHNDLLCKNIIYNEKRGLWVPPVASFVPLAPPPRSTNPGDVQFIDYEYSGYNYQAYDIGNHFNEFAGVSEVDYSLYPSRELQFQWLGAYLEAYKEHKGLNSDVTEKEVEVLYVQVNQFALASHFFWGLWALIQAKYSKIDFDFLGYAIVRLNQYFKMKPEVTALTLPE
- the etnk1.L gene encoding ethanolamine kinase 1 isoform X6, whose protein sequence is MANYIHVPSGCPHVPKIDFTVIDSGYRDGALRLLQQLRPKWKPEHVTTQLFTDGITNKLIGCYMGDTMEDVVLVRIYGNKTELLVDREEELKSFRVLQSHGCAPQLYCTFNNGLCYEFMQGEALDPQHVCNPTIFRLIARRLAKIHAIHAHNGWIPKSNLWVKMRKYFSLIPTEFEMEAVNGRYDALRVPVPWYTLCFLPCNSLQLPASSPFCSRIGYTGFKREVPSPRVLEDEMSWMKEVLSNLQSPVVLCHNDLLCKNIIYNEKRDQVCGFPPWRHLYPWHLPLGARILETSSSSTTNIPATTTRPTTSATTSTSLQE
- the etnk1.L gene encoding ethanolamine kinase 1 isoform X2, yielding MANYIHVPSGCPHVPKIDFTVIDSGYRDGALRLLQQLRPKWKPEHVTTQLFTDGITNKLIGCYMGDTMEDVVLVRIYGNKTELLVDREEELKSFRVLQSHGCAPQLYCTFNNGLCYEFMQGEALDPQHVCNPTIFRLIARRLAKIHAIHAHNGWIPKSNLWVKMRKYFSLIPTEFEMEAVNGRYDALRVPVPWYTLCFLPCNSLQLPASSPFCSRIGYTGFKREVPSPRVLEDEMSWMKEVLSNLQSPVVLCHNDLLCKNIIYNEKRGDVQFIDYEYSGYNYQAYDIGNHFNEFAGVSEVDYSLYPSRELQFQWLGAYLEAYKEHKGLNSDVTEKEVEVLYVQVNQFALASHFFWGLWALIQAKYSKIDFDFLGYAIVRLNQYFKMKPEVTALTLPE
- the etnk1.L gene encoding ethanolamine kinase 1 isoform X5 is translated as MGDTMEDVVLVRIYGNKTELLVDREEELKSFRVLQSHGCAPQLYCTFNNGLCYEFMQGEALDPQHVCNPTIFRLIARRLAKIHAIHAHNGWIPKSNLWVKMRKYFSLIPTEFEMEAVNGRYDALRVPVPWYTLCFLPCNSLQLPASSPFCSRIGYTGFKREVPSPRVLEDEMSWMKEVLSNLQSPVVLCHNDLLCKNIIYNEKRGLWVPPVASFVPLAPPPRSTNPGDVQFIDYEYSGYNYQAYDIGNHFNEFAGVSEVDYSLYPSRELQFQWLGAYLEAYKEHKGLNSDVTEKEVEVLYVQVNQFALASHFFWGLWALIQAKYSKIDFDFLGYAIVRLNQYFKMKPEVTALTLPE